A part of Dryobates pubescens isolate bDryPub1 chromosome 3, bDryPub1.pri, whole genome shotgun sequence genomic DNA contains:
- the ID2 gene encoding DNA-binding protein inhibitor ID-2, giving the protein MKAFSPVRSVRKNGLSEHNLGISRSKTPVDDPMSLLYNMNDCYSKLKELVPSIPQNKKVSKMEILQHVIDYILDLQIALDSHPSIVSLHHQRPGQNPSSRTPLTTLNTDISILSLQASEFPSELMSSDSKALCG; this is encoded by the exons ATGAAAGCCTTCAGCCCGGTGCGGTCCGTCAGGAAAAACGGTCTCTCGGAGCACAACCTGGGCATCTCCCGGAGCAAAACGCCCGTGGACGACCCCATGAGCCTGCTGTACAACATGAACGATTGCTACTccaagctgaaggagctggtgcCCAGCATCCCGCAGAACAAGAAAGTCAGCAAGATGGAAATCCTGCAGCACGTTATCGACTACATCTTGGACCTGCAGATCGCCCTGGACTCGCACCCGAGCATCGTCAGCCTCCACCACCAGAGACCCGGGCAGAACCCTTCCTCCAGAACTCCTCTGACCACCCTCAACACAGACATCAGCATCCTCTCGCTACAG GCGTCCGAGTTCCCCTCAGAGCTCATGTCAAGCGACAGCAAAGCACTTTGTGGCTGA